The segment GCGCGATGGCACGCATCGGCGCGTTCGGCGCGGGCGCGATGCTCGCGACGGGCGTCGCGGAAGCGATCGCGCTCGGCGCGTGAGGCGAGAGTCGCGCTACTCGCGAGCGTTCTCGCCGATGGCGCCCGCGGGGAACGCGTCCTCCCTCGCGTCGGCGCCGCCGTCGTCGGCGCTGGCGTCGTACGCGAGCTCGCCGCGCAGGTAGACGCGCTCGGGGAACACTCCCTGCCAGCCCGCGAACGGCGTCCACCCGCACTTCGAGTGGAGCGCGTCGCCGTCGATCTCGGTGGCGTCATCGAGGTCGACGAGCACGAGGTCGGCGTCCATGCCCTCGGCGACCCGGCCCTTGGCCGGGAGGTCGAAGACGGCCGCAGGGTTGGCGCTGAGGAGGTTGCGGACGCGTTCGAGATCGAGTCGGCCCTCGCTGGCTTCCTGGAGGAGGAGCGGGAGCATCGTCTCGACGCCGGGGACGCCGCTGGGTGCGTCGAGCAGGGTCGCTTCCTTCTCCGCGACGGTGTGGGGCGCGTGGTCTGTCGCGACGACGTCGACGGTGCCGTCGGCGACGCGCTCGTAGATGGCCTCGCGGCGCTCCTCGCTCCGCAGCGGCGGGTTCATGCGGCCGTACGTCCCGAGCTGATTTTCTCCTCGGAGGTCCGCGCGCGACAGCAGGAGGTGATGCGGGCTGACCTCGCAGGTCGCGCCCGCCGCGCTCGCGACGTCGACGCCCTCCGGCGTCGAGGTGTGCGCGATGTGGAGGTCGGCGTCGGCGTCCGCGCCGACCTCGCACGCGCGCTCGACCGCCGCGGCTTCCGCGTCGGCCGTTCGATACGCGCTCCAGGCGTCCGCGTTCGCCGCGCGACCCTCGCCGTCGCCGGCGTTCTCGAGCGCCGACTCGTCGAACAGCGTTGCGTCCTCCGCGTGGACGGTGACGGTGACGCCCGCGTCGCCAGCGCGCGCGACGGCCTCCGCGAACAGGTCCGCGTCGATACCCATGTTCCCCGTCGAGTCCGCGAGGAACACTTCGCCGAGCGCGAACACGTCGCGCTCGAAGAGCGAGTCGGGGTCCCAGTCCTCGGTGACGCCGCCGTTGATCCCCCAGTCGACGTACGAGTCCGCGG is part of the Halorubellus sp. JP-L1 genome and harbors:
- a CDS encoding dihydroorotase, which codes for MLFRNATLADGERVDVRVDDGEIVAVGDLGGGESPTDDEAVVDATGKHLLPGAIDAHVHFRQPGYGHKETWETGSKSAVAGGVTTVVDQPNTSPPTTTGGAFDEKVAFAADSYVDWGINGGVTEDWDPDSLFERDVFALGEVFLADSTGNMGIDADLFAEAVARAGDAGVTVTVHAEDATLFDESALENAGDGEGRAANADAWSAYRTADAEAAAVERACEVGADADADLHIAHTSTPEGVDVASAAGATCEVSPHHLLLSRADLRGENQLGTYGRMNPPLRSEERREAIYERVADGTVDVVATDHAPHTVAEKEATLLDAPSGVPGVETMLPLLLQEASEGRLDLERVRNLLSANPAAVFDLPAKGRVAEGMDADLVLVDLDDATEIDGDALHSKCGWTPFAGWQGVFPERVYLRGELAYDASADDGGADAREDAFPAGAIGENARE